DNA sequence from the Myxocyprinus asiaticus isolate MX2 ecotype Aquarium Trade chromosome 3, UBuf_Myxa_2, whole genome shotgun sequence genome:
ACCCGGAAGTGTTGCCActgagcatttgtttgtaaacagtaacttaatCTATAGAAACCATGCAACTGACAAAATGTTATGTCACGTGTTGTGACTGTGGCTGGTTGGGACAGAAACTATAATAAATATGGAAGAGATAGGTTTAACCGCTTGTTGCCTTAAAGCATCACGTATGCTTAGGATGCGGTGTTACACAAGTATGAAACACGGACACACACTTGTCTCTATATCTGTGTGACACATTAGGGAGTCACTACTGGCTGAGATGGGTGTGTCCGTAAAAGAAGATGGAGGACCTGTGGGTGTCTTTTCACCCAAAAGGGTGAGTCTGTTTAACACATACATACCATCATTTCTACACATATTCAATGTACTTGCACACTAAGTGTTCTGTAGCAGGTCTATGATGTTTCCTGCTATTTGAACATGTGGTTTTGTTTTCCAGACACCGCACCTGGTGAATCTGAACGAGGATCCACTGATGTCAGAGTGTCTGATCTATTACATTAAAGATGGAGTGACCAGGTGACAGCATAGAGTTTGCAGGGATGTAGCTATATGTTtctatgtacatactgtattgtgTATCTCATGACTCTGTATATGTGTTGCAGGGTCGGTCAGGAGGATGTAGATATTCGTCTGAGCGGTCAGTTTATAAAGGAGCTGCACTGTGTCTTCTGCAGTGAAGTCAATGAGAATAATGAGGGTGAAATTGTGCACATAACACCTATAACATTCACTGATGCTGTATACACAGCTCAATGCATACATTCACTCCGAACTAAACTCGTAGCGCTGAGTGTTTTGCACCATAGATTCAAAATAACTGGCTAATAAGAGTCATCTGTTTGATTAAGAActggttctcagttcccaacaCTACTTATAGGAATGTCCATACAGAATAATTTAACCTGTATGGATTTAAAGGTCATGTGTGTAATGCTAAAATATTTTCTCATATCTCAGTGTAATATGCAGAGACTGTTATAAGTAGCCAttcactgtaaacactgtggctaaaagcattgctctgtttgtacAAGTATCCCAACCAACCGACATGACAACactggcttaaccaatggtgtgagtttgataTGGTATTGGAATCTGCTTTTTATGACCCATGGTAGACAGGGGAGTGTCCAGGAACATCCTATGCTTGTGCCATAGaacttacacacttcacctttaaatttagTAAAATATTAAATGGGACTTAGAGTACTACCTCCTCAATCAATACATGTCTGTCTATATGCAGTGGTTGTGATTCTGGAGCCGTTAGTTGGGGCAGAAACATACGTCAATGGCAAACAAATTACTGATGGTGTCGTACTCAAACAAGGTAATAATTTTTTCTATACCAGTTTTGGCAGTATGTCATTGGAACTTAGCCCTTTAAATACATTCCATAGTATGTTGTATCAAACTTCTTACAACGCACCTTTGTGCTGTGGGTTCTTAGGTAACCGTATAGTGATGGGGAAGAACCATGTGTTCAGGTTTAATCACCCTGAGCAGGCACGGCTAGAGAGAGAGCGCAGTGCCACTCAGGAACAGCAGGGGGAGCCAGTGGACTGGAGCTACGCTCAGAGAGAACTGCTGGAGAAACAAGGCATTGACATAAAGCAGGAGATGGAGAAGAGGTGAGCAACTGCTTATGTGTGTCTGCTACAAAAACTGGGTCATACCAACTTAAGGTTGTCAAAAAGATTTTTGGAACGTAGTAGCTGATTTGTCGCTGTCTGTCTCTGATCAAGTCTATATCAGCCCGATCAACCATCTAGACTTGCTAGGACCAGCTAATCATACTACATGACCAGCTAGAATCCATGTCAGTCCAGCTACAGTCAGAATCAGAAGCTGGTTTTGTGTGGGTTTTCCAGTAGAGATTCTCTTACCAATGATTTCTCTTTTCACTTACTCTCTTAGACTTCAGGATCTGGAGTATCAGTATCGCAAAGAGAAAGAGGAGGCTGACCAGCTACTGGAACAACAGAGACTGGTTAGGGAACACACAACTTAAAACACATACTCACATCTACACATACCAGTacatcaaatcaagtcaaatcatagACAGTGAAAATGTTGGATGAATGCTCCACAGTAATGCAGTAGCAATTTTTGACAGTGCAAATACACACAATGTACAGACTGCataaaatacagtacaatactgtatatgcacaaaatatacaaaacctctttttctgtttctctgtATATAGTATGCAGACTCGGACAGTGGTGATGACTCAGATAAACGCTCCTGTGAGGAGAGCTGGAGACTCATCTCTTCTCTCAGAGAGAAATTACCAGCCAACAaggtcagacacacacacacacacaccactgtaACACTGAAAGtttgacaaaatgttgccttGTGTGATGATTCTCATGTACAGCAGACAGAAAACAAGACCCAtgctgagtgtcatgacaacagcaaagttttcagtggctctgatgcaaAGCCACATCTGAGCCGCTAATATTTCAGGGAGCTTTTGTGATCTTTTTTCCGGCTGGTGCAACTAAATTTTGTTAGAGGTCTACAAAGTTGGCCAAGCCTTTCTCTGTTGCAACCATATTAAACACCCCCACCATTCTAAATGGTAATGACAAGGAAACCCGCAGAAAACATTGCACCATGCACAGACAAAAATAAGAAGGCTTTCGAATCCGCACATCACCACCCTTACATAAATGTGGCGTGTATTTTCTATAGCAACACTAACTGTAACGACACTAACTGTTAtgcccctttttctccccaatttggcatgcccaatttccaatgtgcactaattcctcatggtggcgcagtaaGTTCGCCTTgatccgggtggcagagaacaaatctcagttgcctccacttctgagtcAGTCAGCCTGCGCATCTTGTCACGCGGCTTGCCGAACGCGATACCGCGGAGCCGCGGTTAGCGTGTGGAGACTCACACTATTCACCgcgtcatccacgcacaactcgctacgcgccccaacgagagcgagaaccaccttaTAGCACCATGAGGAAGATAACCCacatgactctacccttcctagcaactgggccaagtggttgctttggaagcctggctggagttactcagcacaccctggtttcAAACTTGTGATTCCTGGGGTGGTATTCAGGGTCATTGCTTGCTGAGctaatgtattaatataattataatctaTTTTAATTTCTAAATATTACTGGGGAGTGAggaaatataataattttgtgtCATAACCAGttttgggtagattacttctgaattgtaatctgctACTGATTACAAATTGCATTCAGTATAACATTCTATAGGATTACATTTTaaaggtaatctaatctgattggtttggattatttttggattacttctgacctaattcttgggcagtggtagctcagcggttaaggctctgggttactgatcagaaggtcgggggatcaagccccagcaccgccaagatgcgactgttgggcccttgagcaaggcccttgaccctatctgctccaggggcgctgtatcatggctgaccctgcactctgaccccagcctagctgggatatgtgaaaaaaaagaatttcactgtatatgtgcaaaatgtataatgtgtgataaataaaattataaaaattcattaattataaattataattataattatttgatgtagggctgggcgatatgaaaaaaatattttatcgataatcgccttaaaaataTCTTGTCAGCCCCCCCCGCCGAGGgttgttgaatatttttgctttatcgattttgctttaaaaattacattcatttattgaaacacgaaaaacttaaaagatatttctaaattcaaactgcactttaaacaaaatgaaaaaagcaattaaaataacgaaatgCTAAAAAAATCTTATACAACCaccttcccaaatccaaacatttactgtttCCAGTGGCCCCATTTACCATCACGCAAGTATTCaactatgacaacaggtgggaTATTACTGATAGCCTAAAAATTATAAActaaagacatttataaatgtaaagataataataataataattataataatcatatttaaaaaaaaaataaaccattaccTACAGAAAGTTCAACatattacagtttcatattaggtgtaagcctaataaattcccttgtgttcacAAAATAaagctgccaaatgtgtgttcttaatgaatttgtgtttgtattgcattttgttttacagttaattttgcctaaagaaaagaaaatagaactcaattttaggttcaaggtcaATGTGGTCTTGtgttatttatgatttaattacttttgtctttgtttctttaatacaaagatataaactcagcaaaaaagaaatgtcccttttcaagacactgtattttaaagatagttttgtaaaaatccaaaaaaCTTAACAGATCtatattgtaaagggtttaaacaatgttttccatgcttgttcagagaaccataaacaattaatgaacatgcacctgtggaacggtcgttaagacactaacagcttacagacggtaggcaattaaggtcacagttataaaaacttaggacacaaaagagacctttctactgactctgaaaaacaccaaaagaaagatgcctatggtccctgctcatctgcgagAATGTGCCTTGGGCATGCTGCAttgaggcatgaggactgcagatgtggccagggcaataaattgcaatgtccgtactgtgagacgcctaagacagcgctacagggagagaggaaggacagctgatcatcctcgcagtggcagaccaagtgtaacaacacctgcacaggatcggtacatccgaatatcacacctgcgggacaggtacaggatggcaacaactgcccgagttacaccaggaacgcacaatccctgcatcagtgctcagactgtctgcaataggctgagaggctggactgagggcttgtaggctgttgtaaggcaggtccttaccagacatcaccggcaacaacgtcgtctatgggcacaaacccaccttcgctggaccagacaggactggcaaaaagtgctcttcaatgacgagtcacggttttgtctcaccaggggtgatggtcggactcgcgtttatcgtcaaaggaatgagcattacaccgaggcctgtactctggagcgggaccgatttggaggtggagggtccgtcatggtctggggcggtgtgtcacagcatcatcggactgagcttgttgtcattgcaggcaatctcaacgctgtgcattacagggaagacctCCTCCTCCCTCTTATGGtactcttcctgcaggctcatcctgacatgaccctccagcattacaatgccaccagccatactgctcattctgtgtgtgatttcctgcaagacaggaatgtcattgttctgccatggccagcgaagagcccggatctcaatcccattgagcacgtctggggcctgttggatcggagggtgaaggctagggccattccccccagaaatgttcgggaacttgcaagtgccttggtggaagagtggggtaacatctcatagcaagaactggcaaatctggtgcagtccatgaggaggagatgaactgcagtacttaatgcagccggtggccacaccagatactgactcttacttttgattttgacccctccttttttcagggacacattattccatttctgttagtcacatgtctgtgaaacttgttcagtttatgccttatttgttgaatctttttatcttcagacaaatatttacacgttaagtttgctgaaaataaaagcagttgaaagtgagaggacgtttcttttttgctgagtttatttgagCGAACCGGCAGAGTTGCATTTACAATGCATGTTACacacgaactgctctgtggaaataaagctaGCTAAACTTCGAGCATCACCTGAGATGGTCTTAGGTCATTTCGAGAATTCTCAGAGACAACACTAtccttgcaaacagttttcagacaactgaaagagtgataactctttacatgcacctgttccaAGAGACACGCTAccgctgcatgcctctgaacaaacggTGCATTAGACACAAgtattgacggcttttcttttatCTTCCTTAAAAATATAAAGTGTGTTTCTCCAAGTGCTTTCCTTTGtatttaacagcatttcttgtcatgtatTACttcgagacgtcttacaggtcgcccaccATTGTTGCTGGTAGATGAGCAAACTTACCCgctcatgaaatacctgcatttggacgaggagcttgcgaataAGGAGCTCGTTGCATTTGGTGGAGACAGGTGCAAATTTCACACTCTGTTTAATATATCTGGCGACtttccagatccatggttttgtcatttaCCGATATTGTCGAAATCGGCATCGGGTGATTTGTAAGACATCgttgatatccgattacatcatcctatcgcACAGCCCtaatttgatgtcacatgcctCTGAGTTAAATTAAAAAAGCACTTGAAATTTTCTTACTCAGGCAATATTGTCATTACAATCGCCATCCATCAGttggcttaaaggggtcatgaaatgctctttttatagttttattatcttccctgatgtcctactgataatgttagtaatgttttttgcattaaaacagtcataatttagtaatatatgatcattttccaccctgtctctggccctctgtctgaaacgcctCAGTGCCTAAACTTCAacataaacgcccactgttctgattgactaacattgtgcagccccacAAATTcagctatatttgaaactcaatctgaagagaatgaacaagctccacattATAAAACGAAATTTCAGGGGTTACACAACacgcatccaacacattgcatctgaatatattaaactgttcatatcaagcacagctgttaacactCAGACCCTGTCTACATCAGACGCGAGAGTCACGTCACGTctaaagcaatagaacccattattaTCAGTGAtactgtctaccatggaagctcCCATTGCGGCGCATCACATTGCGCTGATAGTAAACAGATGTctcgttccattttgcgctgctgctactgccaacaacacaaataaatggtttagaaagttaATGTTGACGTACCCGgtatagacagcctcaagccgtgcGTCGCGTCAAGGGATGCGCCCAGTGTAAacggtgtcagcaccataaactttcaaacagtcatgacatttgaaatatttatgttttgcatcaggtccaagtgtttttaactgccccatccttcaataatagttcctttgcaaagtttgaatcattttatgactggttcacaaacaaTCCATGCTGATCGCTGAAAAAACATCCACATGATGTATCCATATGACACACATACATAGTTCAAAGCACAGTGTAAACTAGACGCACACTCATCCagttccagtatcatcctgcactgaaatgcacatcaccggaaacacatctgaatggtcaaagatgtccatccagcgcatgttttcatacaccaacaattaaaaatagcgcagatgggcgaatgcgtccatgatgtgtttgtgctcaaaacagcaagaggcagaagagttataacttgacatgccatcttttaaaaacagcccgagatatgtatcaagtggtcagtgacatctgtctgtgcatgtttaaatacaaaaataattgaaaatagtccagatgggtcccctttggtgttcaggaatagtgaggccacagtaggccttgtttgtcctgaagcaccagtgggcggggccaagggtgtgttgatgtaaaagtaggcattgatgtttttttcgctgtagaggtggtcatgaatgaATGTACCTCCTAGTGACATAGGGTAGTCGTGaaagtagagaacgaggtgtttttgcagcttggtttcaataaatgacccctttaaaattcccttatttggacattaaaatgtaattggaATTTGATGTGGACAATGAttgcggttatctcaaataaccgtggttagatcaaatagccgcgatcagacgattatttaataatcgtgacaggcctattGATGTGACACTTTACTTTTTAAGATAACATTCTGTAACACTGCCAAAAACTGCCACAAGTTAAACTAGATACAACTGAAAATACTAAATGAACTAGCATCATACTGTAAGCTTCAATCAGTTGTGAAGAACAAGAACTAGTTAGAAAGGAAAATTACTTGGGTAAGTCAGTCAGtttctaaatattaataaatgtaatgcaaTTGGTAATGCATCGTAcatatttgtacttttctttgtgttgtttatatattttgtgtgtctTCTAATAAAGCCAAATTAAAAGCTTAATATGACATAAAAACGACAACAtccatattaaattatatttcattttttacagtttattgtAATTATCATAGTGTATGTTTTTCAGAAACACTAAAACTACACTTATAATTCTATACTTTCTTTGTTCACAGATGCAATCTATAGTGAAAAAGTGTGGTTTGCCCAGCAGTGGGAAGAGGAGAGAGCCGCTGCGTGTGTATCAGATACCTCAGCGCCGCCGCGTGCCCACCACCCTCGAGTCCAAACACAGACTGAGCTTAGAAGAGCTTCGCAATCAGGCTGTTAAAGAGATCTGCTATGAGGTATCGCGCTGTTATGTGTACATGAAATCAGAAAAAGGAAATTAAATCACTTACCGCCCACAGACTGTGCACTGACCATGTGATGcgtattgcacacaaaaatggcatgTGCTTTCTCAAACCAACAAGCTCCAACGAATTGGTTGGCTTTATGTTATGTCTGGGTCCACAGGTTTTTATCCGTTTTTATGGAcgagactttatgctgatagtcaaaaatCTGTCTATGCAAGACTTGTTAGTTAGCAGAACTTGGTAGCCTTAATTTGTAATGCTAACTGTTTGTGTGGCTCATAAATTGTTCCACCATGCTATGGAATAGTGTTTAAATAATGTAAGGGCTAGAAACATTGTTTTTAAGGAGTAGGCTCTGTTCCAAATGAATGAATCTGTGAATCAGGAGGATTTTCACTTTTCTGAGGCATTTTCTCGTGTTGCCCCTAAAGACTTTTACAGAGAAATGGATGGCTTGAGGACATGTATACAAACATTAACATGCATATCTTGTCTTTTGTCCGCCTAAGGTGGCGCTTGGAGATTTCCGGCACACACGCCAAGAGATTGAGGCTTTGGCCATTGTCAGGATGAAGGAGCTTTGCCGCACATACAGCCAAAAAGAccctcaagagagagagagctggaaaAGTGTGGCAAAGGATGTGTGTGAGACAGTGGGTATCGGAGAGGAGGAGGGGGAGAGGGAGGAGAGAACGACACCCTCAGCAGCAGGAGGAGAAGGAGGTGCAGGGAGTGAGAAAGGAAAGACCGATATGGGTGAACTGAAGGCTCATATTGATAAGCTGACTGATATACTGCAGGAGGTAAAGCTGCAGAATAACATGAAGGGTGAGGAAATCCGATCACTAAGGGATCGCATGGTGAAGATGGAGAAAATATTTCCTGTAGGAGTGCAGGTAATAATCGCACATTCATCTTACAACACCCACAGAATTTACCTACAGATTAACACAAAATGCACACTTCTCCATAGTCCATTCACTGACCATCTGATGTGTTTTACACACAAAACTGGCAAGTACCAGATGAAAATCGtcagttccaatctgattggctgcctTAACCAGGATGCACCAGTCCACCTGGATGcaaaagccctattcggacggacACAGCCCTGTGCATACTTTTGCAACAAATAGACTATTATGTATTAGTATTATGGGTCATATATGTATTTGGAGATGCATATGTTAGTTAGCTACTGCAGAATAAATGAGTAGTTTGTGTTTTCTTGATGTTTTCTTATTGCATATTTGGGCTCTGAGTCTCGATACAATACAACGACCATTTGATGAACTTCAAATGAGCATCCATCCATTATATTTACCCTTAAATCATTTTGCACTGGATTAGTTTGTTATTTTTACCGGGTGTTTTATAGAATGTAAAGGACACTGTAATCTTTACTGGCATGGAAACGCACAGTCCATAAAAAGTCGGGTAAAATTACCGATCTAACTGATTCACATGGAATTAAAGTCATGGAGAAGCTCaggtaattatttaattatgtcacGTCCCCATACAAAACTAATCCCATCCGAACAGAGCTAAAGTCATGGTTACAAAGTACCATGTTGATACAATGAAGACTAGGTTTAATTATTGATctattattgtgattattttagATGAACTTGCCCCTAAACCTTGGGTAACCAACCCTGCTTCTGGAGGGCTACCTTCCTGCTGAGTTTAGTTCCAAATCCTACTCCAACGGAACTGCCTGTAATGTTCAAGTAATCTTGAACACCTTTATTAGCTGGATCAGGtttgtttgattagggttggagctataCTCTGCAGGAAGCTAGCCCAGCAGGAGCAGGGTTGCCTACCCCTGCCCTAAATGTTTACATGTCGGTCAGACAGACCTTTcataagtgggcggttcttggctaGATAAAGTTGCAAACTGGAAAAGACAATTGCCGAAAAGTCTAGCTCTGGGAGTAGCTGAAAACTTGGTTGGAGAATAATTTAATCATGGGTGACAAATATAGCTATAAATAGGATAGTGGCATTAGTAACAGAAAACGTTTGTGTAATGCTGCATCCACGGCATTATGTATCAGTATAAAGTCTAAGACCACTATCGTGTCGGCAAGCGAGACAAAAAATTACTTGCCGCACCTTTAGGCCGAGTAGGAGTTTTCTCATAGGAtaactcatttttattttagggagAAGATGATGACATTGCATTGGTTCGGGCCAGAGGTGATGACCTGGTTGCACGAGGCAACGGACGCGATGAGGATTCAGGGTATCGACGTGGTCGCCATCGCTGGCAGTACCCCGAGAAGTACCATGACCCTAAACGTCGCAAAGGAACCGGCAATCAGCCAAACAATCCCCTTTACACCCCTCCATCAGGACACTCTCAGAACAACCCATTTAGCGCCGGGCCGGGTTACTTCCCAAATCCATCTTTCAATCCTCAACCCCCTCGCAACCCCAATGGGTCTTTCCTGCCGGGCACTGGACGGTTTTTGCCTCCTCAAGAGAGAAAGCTGCAGTTCCCCTTTAAGAATAATCCCCAACATAGGGGCTTCATCTGGGGCCCTTCCGCAAACCAAGGCAGTGGCGAAAGTGAAAAGGATGCAGCTGTTCAGACATCCTCCAATACTGATTCGGTTCACACTTTCCAATCTTTGCCTCCTCCAAACAAGGTCCAATGGCCCAACAATTATCACCAACAACAACGTAATCGAGGCAACAGGCAGCGGTCACGAAACAGAGGACGGAACCCATTTGATGGTTATTTGACCAGTGAGCAGGCTGGGAATGTTGAGTGTAAAGACGTTGGGGCGATCCAAGGGCAGCACAAGCAGGGTAGAGCAAGGTACACTTGGTACAATCCAAACGTTGGTTCTGACCAGTTTGTTGGAGATGGATCTCAATTGAACTACAATCACCACCAAAGCAGGCAAGGTCTCTACAGACACCCCAATGCACAGTACAACCACTACCAACGCACTCATCAGCAGGACAACACCCCAGGAGTGACCCAACTTGGGTTTGAAGGCAATCCCAATCCATCTTCTACACCAGAATGTAGCACCCCAATGGAGACGTGATTTACTTGCTTGCCCAGAGGTGGCTACTCAGTGGATGATCTGTGGAGTCCACGATGTTGTAAAGGGCTGTACATGGGAGCCAATTTAGCACTTGGCAGTATTTGTTTGATTTTCATCTGCTATTCTTGGATGGGATTCAGAGGAAACTTAGAATTTCCTTTCCCACTGATGTAGTCCTAGGTCAGCAATAACCATTTTTAATCTTCCATTTTGTTGTGGTTTGTTGTGGAACGGTTTTATAGCAAGAATGTTGAAGCAACAGCTAGGGGGAATGATTTTACAGGAACTTCTTGGTGCATTAACACGTTTTGTatggaaaacatttttaagaaaatattttatgcGCCTGAATTTAATATGTACATATTGCAGCTCCATACCTGCACCTACAGTGCTTTATGAGTGATATGTTTATGTGCgcacatatttgtatttgtttttcagATGTATATATTCATATGCAGGT
Encoded proteins:
- the LOC127425951 gene encoding kinesin-like protein KIF1C; protein product: MASSSVKVVVRVRPFNSRETNRGAKCVIQMQDKSTCIINPKQPKDAPKNFTFDYSYWSHSSEEDPSFASQRKVYQDIGEEMLLHAFEGYNVCIFAYGQTGAGKSYTMMGKQEPGQQGIIPQMCEDLFRQTSDNTDSDLSFSVEVSYMEIYCERVRDLLNPKSRGSLRVREHPIMGPYVEDLSKMAVTSYSDIADLMDTGNKARTVAATNMNETSSRSHAVFTILFTQRRHDNMTNLDTEKVSKISLVDLAGSERADSSGAKGMRLKEGANINKSLTTLGKVISALADMHGTKKRRSDFIPYRDSVLTWLLRENLGGNSRTAMIAALSPADINYEETLSTLRYADRAKQIKCNAVVNEDPNARLVRELKEEVNRLRDLLLSQGLSNLITASGSEAGRPALVVASGALNQPSLSYVQTSSDAPMEGMTPTSPTEIISEEEAVERLKETEKIIAELNETWEEKLRKTESIRQERESLLAEMGVSVKEDGGPVGVFSPKRTPHLVNLNEDPLMSECLIYYIKDGVTRVGQEDVDIRLSGQFIKELHCVFCSEVNENNEVVVILEPLVGAETYVNGKQITDGVVLKQGNRIVMGKNHVFRFNHPEQARLERERSATQEQQGEPVDWSYAQRELLEKQGIDIKQEMEKRLQDLEYQYRKEKEEADQLLEQQRLYADSDSGDDSDKRSCEESWRLISSLREKLPANKMQSIVKKCGLPSSGKRREPLRVYQIPQRRRVPTTLESKHRLSLEELRNQAVKEICYEVALGDFRHTRQEIEALAIVRMKELCRTYSQKDPQERESWKSVAKDVCETVGIGEEEGEREERTTPSAAGGEGGAGSEKGKTDMGELKAHIDKLTDILQEVKLQNNMKGEEIRSLRDRMVKMEKIFPVGVQGEDDDIALVRARGDDLVARGNGRDEDSGYRRGRHRWQYPEKYHDPKRRKGTGNQPNNPLYTPPSGHSQNNPFSAGPGYFPNPSFNPQPPRNPNGSFLPGTGRFLPPQERKLQFPFKNNPQHRGFIWGPSANQGSGESEKDAAVQTSSNTDSVHTFQSLPPPNKVQWPNNYHQQQRNRGNRQRSRNRGRNPFDGYLTSEQAGNVECKDVGAIQGQHKQGRARYTWYNPNVGSDQFVGDGSQLNYNHHQSRQGLYRHPNAQYNHYQRTHQQDNTPGVTQLGFEGNPNPSSTPECSTPMET